The genomic interval ACTACCAGCTCCTCACAACCGCTCTTGCGAAAATGTGCCGCAATCTCCTCAGCCGAGACAAACGGTCGTTCGGCTTTCACCAGTTCTACGTCTTCTTCCAGCAGCTCGCGAAGTACTTCAAGCTGCGAAGGCGTCGGCTTCCGCGGATCGGCCCAGAAGACACGTACCATCTCTACTGCTCCTATGGTCTGAGGTTTAACATGTACTGCCATCACACCGTTCAGATTAGTACCTAGTAGTGACAGCATTATGTCACCTCCTTCTTACCTCACATTCCCGGGCGTCTCCTCATACTGCTATATGCCGTTGTTGGTGGATGCCTTGTGTAAGAAGAGCACAGCAGACAGCATGTATTTTACACAAGGCAATGAAAGAAACTCGGAGCGATTCGATTACCAAATCAGGGCATCGACCACCATGCGACCCCTCATCGAACATGCAGCCGCTCGTAGACCAGACGCGCCGCCTCGGCCACGGCCAGATTTCCCACCTGATCAACCGACCAGCGCGGATCCTTTATATGATCCGTCATCACAGCAAAGGCGATTGTATCGCGTGGACTGAAGATCAAACCCACATCACAGCGGGCCGTGCTGATCGCTCCGGTCTTATGGGCCACCTGCAGCGTGTCTGCCTCCACCGGAAGCAACCGCGGCGCCATCTCCGTCCACTGCTGACGCTTTAAGATCTCAATCATCTCGCGCGAGGCCTCCGCTGAAACCACTCTGTCCCGTGCCATCGCTATCATCAGCTGCATCAGCTCGCGCGGCGTGCCCATCCCGATCCCATAGCGACGCGCCTCCGGTGTGTTCTTGCGCGTGCTGAAGCCAAACGGCTTGTTCAACATACGCGTGCGTTGCAGACCGAGCGACCGAAGCGTGGCGTTGACCGAATCCAGCCGCGCATCATGGTGCGGACCGAGCCGATCGAAAACAAGATTCGTGGCTGTGTTGTCACTCAGAATGATCATCAAAACGGCTGCATCCTGCAGCGAGAGCACACGGGGTACCGAAAGATGCTGCAGCACGCCGCTGCCCGGATAGATCCGCCCGGCCGTCAGCACCACCGTATCCTGCGGACTCAGATAGCCCTGCTCATACTGACGATAAAGCTCGACCAGAACGGCCAGTTTGATGACCGATGCAGTAGGAAACAGCGTGTCGGCCCGATAGAACACCGACGCGCCCGTCGTGAGGTTGTAGGCCGCCACGCCGAGCGTGAGCTCGTAGCGGTGTTCGATCCTGCCAAACGGTTCCGTCTGGAAGGCAAGCGCCCACGGCAGCAGCCCTGCCGCCAGCACCAGGAAAAGCCATCGCACCATTTGTAAAGAAAGAATCTATTATCGCTATTGCACCTTCACCATGGTTTTGGTAGTGCGAAATCCCTCACCTTCCAGCACCAGCAAATACAATCCGCTGGCCAGGTCGGAAGCATCCCAGCTCTGCGTATGCCAGCCCGCCGTCTGCTCTCCTTCAAAAAGACGGGCTACCTCACGTCCCAGTACATCGTAAAGTGTCAGACGAACCAATCCTGACCGAGGGATCCCTATGCGAATTTGCACCCGACCACCAAACGGATTCGGATAAACCTCCAGTCGCACCTGCTCCGGCAATTCGGCCTTTTCTACCGCGACCACCTGCTCCGGACGCGCCAGCAAAATCACTCCCCCGGCACTCTCCAGCGTGGCCTCCCAGAAGCCAGAAGCCGCTTCGACTTCAAGTGCCTCCCATGCGGTACCATCCCAGTAGAGGGCCTTTGGTCTGCCCTGATAGGCTCCACTCCAAAGCTGCATGCGGTAAGCAGACGTGGGTGCCACAGCCGTGGCCTGCGCCTGATCCCAGAAACTCCATCCAATGGCGGGGCCGATGGCCGTAAAGCCCGAGGGTAAGGCCGCCGGCAGCGAATCCACAACCGAAAGCAGCACCTCCGGCTGAAGCGCTGCGGCCAGTACCGATCGCGGTAGCTGCACACGGGCTACCACAACCCCATCCTCCGTAGCCTCGGCTTCCAGCACCTCCGGCACCTCGACGTCCGACGCTACCAGCACAAACGGCACCGACGCA from Rhodothermus marinus carries:
- a CDS encoding serine hydrolase; translated protein: MVRWLFLVLAAGLLPWALAFQTEPFGRIEHRYELTLGVAAYNLTTGASVFYRADTLFPTASVIKLAVLVELYRQYEQGYLSPQDTVVLTAGRIYPGSGVLQHLSVPRVLSLQDAAVLMIILSDNTATNLVFDRLGPHHDARLDSVNATLRSLGLQRTRMLNKPFGFSTRKNTPEARRYGIGMGTPRELMQLMIAMARDRVVSAEASREMIEILKRQQWTEMAPRLLPVEADTLQVAHKTGAISTARCDVGLIFSPRDTIAFAVMTDHIKDPRWSVDQVGNLAVAEAARLVYERLHVR